From the Streptomyces nigrescens genome, one window contains:
- a CDS encoding SDR family oxidoreductase, which translates to MSGVGAGLAGARERWVRTGGIELCVAELGDPAQPTVLLVHGYPDSKEVWSEVARGLAGRFHVVLYDVRGCGRSTAPQPLRGGFTLEKLTDDFLAVADAVSPDRPVHLVGHDWGSVQGWEFATVRRTEGRLASFTSMSGPSLDHFGHWIKKRTVRPTPRRAAQLLNQSAKSWYVYMLHTPVLPELAWKGPLGKRWPKILQRVEKVPGGDYPTASLPTDAAHGAWLYRDNVLPRLRRPRADAYAHCPVQLITPTGDAFLSPRLYDDLEQWAPQLVRRTLPAKHWVPRTRPDQLVSWIGEFITAKEEGDPARQVVASGTYADRFGGQLVLVTGAAGGIGRATAFAFAEAGARIIAVDRDAEGAARTADMSRLIGAPQAWAEVVDVSDETAMEKLADKVHTEYGTVDVLVNNAGIGLSGSFLQTGTEDWKKVLDVNLWGVIHGCRIFGKRMAERGQGGHIVNTASAAAFLPSKTLPAYSTSKAAVLMLSECLRAELAGQGIGVSAICPGIINTGITSTARFAGVSADEEKRRQTKAARMYGLRNYPPEKVADAILRAVVRNQAVVPVTPEAHGAHLLSRFAPRVLRALARFEPRL; encoded by the coding sequence GTGTCCGGCGTCGGGGCGGGGCTCGCCGGGGCGCGGGAGCGCTGGGTGCGGACCGGTGGCATCGAGCTGTGCGTCGCCGAGCTGGGCGACCCGGCGCAGCCCACGGTGCTGCTGGTGCACGGCTATCCGGACAGCAAGGAGGTCTGGTCCGAGGTCGCCCGCGGTCTGGCCGGCCGGTTCCATGTGGTGCTCTACGACGTCCGGGGCTGCGGCCGGTCCACCGCCCCACAGCCACTGCGGGGCGGCTTCACCCTGGAGAAGCTGACGGACGACTTCCTGGCCGTCGCCGACGCCGTCAGCCCCGACCGCCCGGTCCATCTTGTCGGCCATGACTGGGGCTCCGTACAGGGCTGGGAGTTCGCCACGGTGCGGCGCACGGAGGGCCGGCTCGCCTCCTTCACCTCCATGTCGGGCCCGTCCCTGGACCACTTCGGCCACTGGATCAAGAAGCGGACGGTGCGCCCCACCCCCCGGCGCGCCGCCCAGCTCCTCAACCAGAGCGCCAAGTCCTGGTACGTCTACATGCTGCACACCCCCGTGCTGCCCGAGCTGGCGTGGAAGGGACCGCTCGGCAAGCGCTGGCCGAAGATCCTGCAGCGGGTGGAGAAGGTGCCGGGCGGTGACTACCCGACCGCTTCGCTGCCGACCGACGCGGCCCATGGCGCCTGGCTCTACCGCGACAATGTGCTCCCCCGGCTCCGCCGCCCGCGCGCCGACGCCTATGCGCACTGCCCGGTCCAGCTCATCACCCCCACCGGCGACGCCTTTCTCTCGCCGCGGCTGTACGACGACCTGGAGCAGTGGGCGCCCCAGCTGGTACGCCGCACCCTCCCGGCCAAGCACTGGGTGCCACGCACCCGCCCCGACCAGCTCGTCTCCTGGATCGGCGAGTTCATCACCGCCAAGGAGGAGGGGGATCCGGCGCGACAGGTCGTGGCGTCCGGCACCTACGCCGACCGGTTCGGCGGGCAGCTGGTGCTGGTGACCGGCGCGGCCGGCGGCATCGGCCGGGCAACCGCGTTCGCCTTCGCGGAGGCCGGCGCCCGGATCATCGCCGTCGACCGGGACGCCGAGGGCGCGGCACGGACCGCCGATATGTCCCGGCTGATCGGTGCGCCACAGGCCTGGGCGGAGGTCGTCGATGTCTCGGACGAGACGGCGATGGAGAAGCTCGCCGACAAGGTCCATACGGAGTACGGCACCGTCGACGTGCTGGTGAACAACGCCGGGATCGGCCTGTCCGGCTCCTTTCTCCAGACCGGCACCGAGGACTGGAAGAAGGTCCTGGACGTCAATCTGTGGGGCGTCATCCACGGCTGCCGGATCTTCGGCAAGCGGATGGCGGAGCGCGGACAGGGCGGCCATATCGTCAACACCGCCTCGGCGGCGGCCTTCCTGCCGTCGAAGACACTGCCCGCGTACAGCACCTCCAAGGCGGCCGTCCTGATGCTCAGCGAGTGTCTGCGCGCCGAGCTGGCGGGGCAGGGCATCGGCGTCTCCGCCATCTGCCCCGGGATCATCAACACCGGCATCACCTCCACCGCACGCTTCGCCGGCGTCTCGGCCGACGAGGAGAAGCGTCGCCAGACCAAGGCCGCGCGGATGTACGGGCTGCGCAACTACCCGCCGGAGAAGGTCGCCGACGCCATCCTGCGGGCCGTGGTCCGCAACCAGGCGGTGGTACCGGTCACCCCCGAAGCACACGGCGCCCATCTCCTCTCCCGCTTCGCCCCCCGCGTCCTACGCGCCCTCGCCCGCTTCGAACCGCGCCTGTAG
- a CDS encoding M24 family metallopeptidase — protein sequence MASVTSATSPGAGELTAGLRGFREVQRLAYACAEAVAAQLKPGVTERAAARMQREWLRERGVRDWFHLPFAWFGDRTAFANFRVPLQFFPTHRELEPGMAFILDMAPIHNGYTADIGYSGCLGLNPVHDRLLADLEAHRELILREVRERRPLREIYEDVDRLMVRQGYANRHRAYPFGVIAHKVDRVRQRRWSPTLFGFGTRSLRGLASDALHGHRDGWSPLWSPYSFSDHPPQPGLWAVEPHLGFRGTGAKFEEILVVTDSKDPQESAFWLDDDLPHVRRWQEEKAA from the coding sequence ATGGCTTCAGTCACCTCAGCGACCTCACCAGGAGCCGGAGAACTCACCGCCGGGCTAAGGGGGTTCAGAGAGGTCCAACGCCTCGCCTACGCCTGCGCGGAAGCGGTGGCCGCCCAGCTCAAGCCCGGGGTGACCGAACGCGCTGCGGCTCGGATGCAGCGCGAGTGGCTGCGCGAGCGCGGGGTGCGGGACTGGTTCCACCTGCCGTTCGCCTGGTTCGGCGACCGCACCGCCTTCGCCAATTTCCGCGTGCCGCTGCAGTTCTTCCCCACCCATCGTGAGCTGGAGCCGGGGATGGCCTTCATCCTCGACATGGCCCCCATCCACAACGGCTACACCGCCGACATCGGCTACTCCGGCTGCCTGGGTCTCAACCCCGTGCACGACCGGCTGCTCGCCGACCTCGAAGCGCACCGGGAGCTGATCCTGCGCGAAGTACGCGAACGGCGCCCGCTGCGAGAGATCTACGAGGACGTCGACCGGCTGATGGTGCGGCAGGGCTATGCCAACCGCCACCGCGCCTACCCCTTCGGCGTCATCGCGCACAAGGTCGACCGGGTCCGGCAGCGCCGCTGGTCCCCCACTCTCTTCGGGTTCGGCACCCGGTCCCTCAGAGGTCTGGCCTCGGACGCACTGCACGGGCACCGTGACGGCTGGTCCCCGCTGTGGAGCCCGTACAGCTTCTCCGACCACCCGCCGCAGCCAGGACTGTGGGCGGTCGAACCCCACCTCGGATTCCGGGGAACGGGCGCGAAGTTCGAGGAGATCCTGGTCGTCACGGACTCCAAGGACCCACAGGAAAGCGCCTTTTGGCTGGACGACGATCTGCCGCATGTGCGGCGCTGGCAGGAGGAGAAGGCCGCATGA
- a CDS encoding ABC transporter ATP-binding protein produces MAGTTTVDDVTVIVTESLSKRFPRVTALDRLSVDIAPGVTGLVGANGAGKSTLIKILLGLAPATEGTAHVLGLDVTKDGGTIRERVGYMPEHDCLPPDVSATEFVVHMARMSGLPPTAARERTADTLRHVGLYEERYRPIGGYSTGMKQRVKLAQALVHDPQLVFLDEPTNGLDPAGRDEMLGLIRRVHTDFGISVLVTSHLLGELERTCDHVVVIDGGKLLRSSSTDEFTQVTASLAVEVTDTDAHPDGTEALRAALAAAGAAVTTRAAGSEGLAASGHLLYVEAAGEETYDLVRDTVAGLGLGLVRMEQRRHQIAEVFRDADAAQAAPATAGAPSAPYATQDGGAHDVA; encoded by the coding sequence GTGGCGGGCACCACTACCGTCGATGACGTGACTGTGATCGTGACCGAAAGCCTGAGCAAGCGGTTCCCGCGGGTGACCGCCTTGGACCGGCTCTCCGTTGACATCGCCCCCGGCGTAACGGGCCTGGTGGGTGCCAATGGTGCCGGAAAGTCCACCCTGATCAAGATCCTTCTCGGGCTGGCCCCGGCGACCGAAGGGACCGCGCATGTCCTCGGCCTGGACGTGACCAAGGACGGCGGCACCATCCGTGAGCGGGTCGGCTACATGCCCGAGCACGACTGCCTGCCGCCGGACGTCTCCGCCACCGAATTCGTGGTGCACATGGCCCGGATGTCCGGGCTGCCGCCGACCGCCGCCCGTGAGCGCACCGCGGACACCCTGCGCCATGTCGGCCTCTACGAGGAGCGCTACCGCCCCATCGGCGGCTACTCGACGGGTATGAAGCAGCGGGTGAAGCTGGCCCAGGCGCTGGTCCACGATCCGCAGCTGGTGTTCCTCGACGAGCCCACCAACGGCCTCGACCCGGCCGGGCGGGACGAGATGCTCGGCCTGATCCGGCGGGTCCACACCGATTTCGGGATCTCCGTCCTGGTGACCTCCCACCTCCTCGGTGAGCTGGAGCGCACCTGTGACCATGTCGTCGTCATCGACGGCGGCAAACTGCTGCGGTCCTCCTCGACCGATGAGTTCACGCAGGTCACGGCCTCGCTGGCGGTCGAGGTCACGGACACCGACGCCCATCCGGACGGCACCGAGGCACTGCGTGCGGCGCTGGCCGCGGCCGGGGCCGCGGTGACCACCCGCGCGGCCGGTTCCGAGGGCCTCGCCGCCTCCGGTCACCTGCTGTATGTCGAGGCGGCCGGCGAGGAGACGTACGACCTGGTGCGGGACACCGTCGCCGGACTCGGGCTCGGCCTGGTCCGGATGGAACAGCGCCGCCATCAGATCGCCGAGGTCTTCCGCGACGCGGATGCGGCGCAGGCCGCCCCCGCCACCGCAGGCGCCCCGAGCGCCCCGTATGCCACCCAGGACGGAGGCGCCCACGATGTCGCCTGA
- a CDS encoding carotenoid oxygenase family protein, whose protein sequence is MTPTSPTTASASHAPAPHMAGNFAPVADELTAYDLPVTGAIPPELSGWFLRNGPNPRDAATPHWFFGDGMVHGMRLEGGRAVSYRNRWVRTTTFTEGARPVDAQGRRNLTAGVANTHIVRHAGRTLALVESSFPYEIDCRPGHELETVGAHDFGGRLTTAMTAHPKTCPTTGELHFFGYGGPTPPYLTYHRADAAGELVISRPIDVPGHTMMHDFHLTAGHVIFMDLPVVFDRSRPGMPYHWNPEYGARLGVLRRDDPYGEVRWLPIDPCYVFHALNAHDEGDQRIVLHVARYADYGGQAPAHLWRWTIDLATCTVAEEQLDDQFCEFPRVDDRLAGQHARFGHATIGELPGTGPIPGALIRYDLQTGEAVRHDFGPGRTPGEAVFAPADDRPGGPGWLLTYVYDASTDTSDLVVLDSEDISADPVATVHLPQRVPYGFHGNWLPDPAR, encoded by the coding sequence ATGACCCCCACCTCTCCGACCACCGCATCCGCATCCCACGCCCCCGCACCGCACATGGCCGGCAACTTCGCCCCGGTGGCGGACGAGCTGACCGCCTACGACCTGCCGGTGACGGGCGCCATCCCGCCCGAACTCAGCGGCTGGTTCCTGCGCAACGGCCCCAACCCGCGGGACGCCGCCACTCCGCACTGGTTCTTCGGCGACGGTATGGTCCACGGCATGCGTCTGGAGGGCGGCCGGGCCGTCTCCTACCGCAACCGCTGGGTCCGCACCACCACCTTCACCGAGGGCGCGCGTCCGGTGGACGCGCAGGGCCGCCGCAATCTGACGGCAGGCGTGGCCAACACCCATATCGTCCGGCACGCCGGGCGCACCCTCGCCCTGGTCGAGTCGTCGTTCCCCTATGAGATCGACTGCCGCCCCGGCCATGAGCTGGAGACGGTCGGCGCCCATGACTTCGGCGGCCGGCTCACCACCGCCATGACCGCCCACCCCAAGACCTGTCCCACCACCGGCGAGCTGCATTTCTTCGGATACGGAGGTCCCACTCCGCCCTATCTGACCTACCACCGTGCCGACGCCGCGGGGGAGTTGGTGATCAGCCGCCCCATCGATGTTCCGGGGCACACGATGATGCATGACTTCCATCTGACCGCTGGCCATGTCATCTTCATGGACCTCCCGGTCGTCTTCGACCGCAGCCGCCCGGGTATGCCGTACCACTGGAATCCGGAGTACGGCGCCCGGCTCGGCGTGCTGCGCCGCGATGATCCCTATGGCGAGGTCCGCTGGCTGCCCATCGACCCCTGCTATGTCTTCCACGCCCTGAACGCCCACGACGAGGGCGACCAGCGGATCGTTCTCCATGTCGCCCGCTACGCCGATTACGGCGGCCAGGCCCCGGCCCACCTCTGGCGCTGGACGATCGATCTGGCGACGTGCACGGTCGCCGAGGAGCAACTCGACGACCAGTTCTGCGAGTTCCCCAGGGTGGATGACCGCCTTGCCGGGCAGCACGCCCGCTTCGGCCATGCCACCATCGGCGAGCTTCCGGGCACCGGCCCGATACCCGGCGCCCTGATCCGTTACGACCTGCAGACCGGCGAGGCCGTCCGGCACGACTTCGGTCCCGGGCGCACCCCGGGCGAGGCGGTCTTCGCCCCGGCGGACGACCGTCCGGGAGGTCCCGGCTGGCTGCTCACCTATGTCTACGACGCCTCCACCGACACCAGCGATCTCGTCGTACTCGACTCGGAGGACATATCCGCCGACCCGGTCGCCACGGTCCATCTCCCGCAGCGTGTGCCGTACGGATTCCACGGCAACTGGCTGCCGGATCCGGCCCGTTGA